agtttttcaattgcaaggaaatcttatgtaactacacaagacacaatcgaagcaaaaacaatttgattcactcaaatcggttcatgaactatatagccgcggtttgcgtttgtatttgcattccttagtttatataagaataagttcacaaacatcgtttttagatataacctactcaagtttgcggacttaagttcccggacggagttcacaaactccagaagaaattctcaggacaagaacttccgccagttcgcggacttggctcacgccaccatgccggttctcttgatcaaaaaagttcgcaaacttcggttcaaggaataaggacttatacatatatgtgtttccacaacaatgcttatatcctccaatggttatataatctaaactctcatttcaatcgttggaacattcttagaggacgttgatattctatagttgttattcacaaacgatttttcgtcaaagtaagcaatttccaaagtgactgaaacttgtcacgactttcgtcactaggtaaagatgaacttggttaaagcgaaagcttaccaacacatatttcgagaaatagataggcgagataaactcggctcgaaataacaaatgtgtataatctaaatctatatagcaaaacgacttttgtctcaagataggagataaatagacttttgagtgatagataagttcaagtctccacataccttttagtcgatgaagatccaccggttccttgagtagtccttcaacttgtatgatgattgccatggagttcttgagctcaactacactttctatcctagtccgagaccttagctatagtagactagaaatcaagacttatagttttgatcactaacattgacaaacatgcttgagatagcaacggatgcgagttcgaccgagcaacgctctaacaatctcccctttgtcgattttagtgacaaaactatcaatacatatggaatacaaaaaataaataaattaacttttgtagctcttattccatatacctaatcttcaacattacttgaaatcttcgtcacttccaagtactccaatgatcccaaaggttgtaagttcagcatcatcgttgttgaaaatccatagctataacaacgagaaaacaagagttctcaatcattgttatacagtgtcatagtatcattacccaacgtcaaaattcaattgtatcacaacttcaacaacaatactatggtgatatgtatcactcccccttagtcaatactccatctcacatggaaaccactcccccttacgtaatgatccgaaaaccatatgtatttgtagtgtgaactacatattaattctccccctttttgtcaataaaattggcaaaggtacaagaacgggatccttatgaaatttccgaaagagacatttcttgaccaaaagtaagcaaaaatatatcatcttatttagatgcaatcataaagccgaagctaaatgcattcatcaaggagtttgtaaagatacaacataaccccaattaagaactctcccccataaaatgtcattcccgaaagaacaacaagagcgaccttaatttcgaaagaaaataaagatttctttggacataacaaatcacatacaagtatgaatttgaatccaaaaatattcaattaaactaaccacaagagaacccatgattaatttaatcgacaaatgctcaacataagtgaacttatggagacttaaaaacatacaattagattaatcacaagagaacccataattaatctaatcgaaatacacaatcaaactaatcacaaaagtaatcaagttaattggtcatgctcgacataagaaaacttacggagcaacaactaaataaccaaacaagatgattaatgtagttgattatgctcgacataaagtacctcacgtaacaacaacatagctaatcataaaaataatcaacttggtcgttcaatgctcaacataagacactttacggagcctcacagtaatacataaaatatggatcagggaagatcaatactgcggaatacacaaggattcattctattttccatcattattcgcataacgacattcaatagacataatccttgcaaacaaaagattttaacctatcttccatcaataattgacaaaataggcttaacttttgtatttgtcaaaagtctattcattcttttatcaatacatgcatatcgacatacgaaagactttacttttgacaaggtatgggacaatcatagttcaaggacgtaaacacacatatcccataacaaatttgcaatatataaaaccataaatattaatactgcaaaaatcatcttccaaacaaatttagagtttaaaccaataaatctaaaaacatgaagatgaaaacgttggacatagctatgtgtaatcacaataatggctattccaaactctagttattcttctaacaaaaacaagaaaatagaagatttactaggcaagaAGATCTTTGAAGAAtactttatcgtccccgaactccttgtcgtcaacaaccattgggacataaggttcattaaggtaggagtttatatcaataaaccttctcgactgatgttgtcgaaccagggccttctgaatctcatgagtcttatacacaaaagcctttatttgttgaatctccttcaactcttcaagaacaccagaaaacttatgagagtttgaaggaacgactcttaTTTCACAGCGAGAAGAAAAACTGTTTGCACCACCGCCATCCGGCACCAGCAGAAACTTAATAAACAAGGGAACGAAGCTAAACGATGCAATCTCTTTTATCTCCATCAACCAATTGAGAAAATGAATGAGAATTTGGATCTGTAAGTGAATAGATCGAAAGAACAAAtccagaaaagaaaaaggaaaagaagataaTTAATCATACTTCTCAATTTGTTTGTTCATATCCGGAGGCGGCGACTTCGACGATGATGGTGGAATTTGTAAACCAATAAtggattgttgatggtggtggtgggagtgACGGAGGCGGTGGAGATTTATCTTCTGGGTTATGTTATTAGatagaaataaagaaaaagaaagaagaagacgtACAAGGTTAAATACGGAACTACAAATATTaaatttttaattaaaatttcgaTTATGCCACTAGGGATATTTGTAAAGTCTGTTAGGGATATTTATGAAGGCCCATCAGAAGGAGGGACAATATTTAAATTTCCACTTttgcagtacatattgatatgtattgtagGATAACACACAACACATAGTAAATGAGTTTAAGCAGTAAGATATCAAGGGGTTTAGcagtacatgttgatatgtaaCGGTAGGATCATACACAACAAGAAATTGGTATCaacatatttcttcttcttctttgatactGGTTCATAATCaacatattttttcttctttttcgctGATGATTCTGGAGTAATATGTTCTCCTagtactctctctctctcatagTTTTGTCAATCATTCTTGTTATAACTGTTGATGATTTCAGTAGAAATCAGTTTCAGATCTACGAGTTTGATGATTTCTTTTGatcgattttgtttttgtttgtttgttgattttcttttgttgatgattttcttttcgGATTCAGTTTCTTTGACCGGTTTGaactttcaattttttattttttctgagttTACAATTTTGATTTTCGATGCCCTAATTTTAAGGTGGTTTCgaaactaaaaaataaattaaatttgttATGGAGGACGTGGCTGGTTCACACGTGAATGCTGATGGACAATGAAGTAATTCACTTTTCAAAAGGTTTTTGGACTTCCGGATAACTAGTATTTACCGGTGAACTACATAACTAGTAGATGGATTTTTGGACCAACCAGCAAATCTACCCTTTGACATTTGTTGGCAAATTTAAAACCAGAGATCGTAATCGGATAGAAACCGAACATGATTCTTGCACGATtatgatgtggtcgggccacatattTCAAGTATGTGGTCCCTTTTATTTTTGTAACACGTTACAATAAAAAACCCGCCCCCTCCAATTCCCCGtcaaaatttcaatttttgagAAAATATAGGGAGTTAAGAAAAAAATGTAGTTACACTTTTAGGTAATTAAGTGTTTTGATACTTCATTTTTATAAGATAAAGAGTaatacattaactagttggaagcctaacaagctaagctccaacaacgtattgctacattaattgaacaggttgtcgtgctaacctaccagcgagtctcatgggtaacctagccaaggggaCCAAAGCGaatgggggctgagattgtgtcacaaggggagcAAGcgaactctaccttccatgttaatttctgcaatattacgtcattggggactcgaacccgagacctcctggagcgcatgaaactttaggaaacggggatgaccagctgagttaGGTGCCCGATTTGATACTTTATCTCTTAATAATAGATGTCACATAATTAAGAGCAAGTATGTGGCCCAACCACATCATAGCCGCACCCGATTCTGAGTGGCTTTGGTTCCCCTCTTATTCCCATGACAACCGAACCGAACCGGATCCACAGCCGGGCCTCACAAGACTATGTTACCAAACAAACAGAACCTTAAGTAAATTCTCGCGTTTCATCGTCTCTCTAAAACCTCTCCAGTCTCCACCAGTTTCTGGTTTCCGCCAGCAAGAAAACGagcagcaccaccaccattaaaaGCCTAGATTTCGAGGGTTTGATACAAGTGGTCGTATCGAAGAACAGAGAGAGATATGTGGCACGAAGCCAGGAGATCAGAGAAGAAAGTCCATGATCTCATGGATGCAGCAAGAAAACGAGCTCAGAGACGAGCAGTATATCTTGCTAAGAGACGTGGAGATCCTCAGCAATCTCTCCTTGTTGTTGGATCTCGTTGTCGTACCTATCGTGATGATGGACTCTATCAAGCTACTCAAGACCAACAAGGATTGTAAGGATTATTTTTATTCTAGGGTTTCCATTTAATTTCCCCATTTTTCTAACTTGCAAACCGTAATTTCTGATTCTCTATTATACTCCCTACATATTGGTTCTGTCTGCCATTATGTTACCTAGAACTGTTTCATTTACATGATGGGTTTGGATGACAAGGCAAAAGAAACATAATGTTTACAATGTCAATCAGAAGTTAAATTTAATCATGTTGAACTTTAGTTGCGTAAATTATTAGCTGGTTCTTCAAAGTGTTCAGGATGGTACCTCTTGAAATTAGAGTTTGAAAAGGTGCCTTTTTTAAGGGGTGGTAGTATGATTTCACAAGGATTGTCACCTCGTGATGTTTAGTAGCCAAGATAAAAAAAACAAGACGGAGTGTGGATCTATTTAAACTTAGTTGAGAAATTAAAATAACAGAACTGAAAATGCGTGTTGGTGACAAGAATGTGTTTGTGTTTCATATAAACTGTGATAGCCTTGCCGCGAGGAAGGCCTCGTGCCGCGAAACTTGCGTTTCATTGGAGTTTTCTCTTAAACATTACTTTCTAGTAACCCATGTGTATGTTTTTCCTATTACAGGATACCATGGAATGGAAAACAAGATGTATTGATTGACAGGTAAATGTCTGTCCTGTCAATTTTTGTCATGCATTACAAGTTGGCTTACCCCATTAAGTAATTGAGTTCTATTCTCCATGCAGATTTGATGGTCGAGCACTTCTTGATTTTATACGAGATTCTCGAAATATTCGTGTTCAAGAGAAaactgaggaagaagaagaactagaagAGTTTGTAAATTTTGAGCGTTACCGGGATTTAATTAAACATCGCCGTAGAGGATGTCGGTACTTCTTGTTTTCATCCTAAATTAACATTGTTGTATAAGTTTTAAAGCTGAGATTTTTTTGCTTGGTTTTCAATGTGTATAtaccctctcttttttttttgatcgatcaagATTAGTGCCAGTTTCACAATTAATATCTGTGGCAGTTACTGATGAAGAGGGTTTACATCATGCTAATCAAGAAATAGAAGCCAAGAATGTTCCATATTCATCCGACAGGTGCTTAATAACTTATACATTATAAAGCTATCTTATGTGTTGAACTTTGTCCATTATATTAacatatgtatcttatgtgtctCAAAACTTGCATTACACAAGGCTATTTGCTTTCAAATACCGGAAGAGCTTcatttctttgaatttttttttacttgttAGATCAAATACTGCACCGCCTCCAGTAAGCAAGGGATCCTACTCACAGGTTGGATTTTCATATGGTGGGGATGGGAAGGAGGAAGCTGGTCTGTTGGATAgtgatgaagacgaagaggatgatgaagatgatgacgatgatgacgaCTTCAATAGTGATGATAGTAATGATGAAGGGATGGATAAAATTGCAAAGGAATTCGGAGTGAAGAGGTATAACTGGCTTGTTTACAAGGATAAAaaagccaaagaagaagagaaaagacaaAAGGAAGTTGTTAAAGGGGACCCTGCAATCGTAAGTTTTGAATATAATTGCTCTAGACTTTGTAATTACAATTCTGTTGTTTGTCTTCCTGGTGCATAATATTCTAATATAAGCAGAGAAAATTGAGTCGTAAGGAAAGAAGGAAGGCTTCTCAAATAGAAAGGGAGAGAGAAAGGGAAAGTGCACGTGTAAGTGGATCTCGAGTAGTACATCATGATCCCTACCGGTAAAGTCATATGGTTATATTTTCTGTATGCTTAGTTAAATCAATTACTTCTAGCAGCAATAAGAaacattttgttttgttgttgcttATGATCTGATGGTAATGCCATGTATGCATGATATTCAGGGAGTCACGACGAAGTCCTACTTATGAAGCTTATGCTCGTTCCAGAAGGTATGCATATAGTTTCACCTTTTATAGGTTTTCTAGCCGATGATGTACTGAGAGTTCATTTTAACTTATagttctatctatcttgatttatAGGAGCAAATCACGTTCACGTTCTCCATCTTACTCGAGGCGGTATGATCGCGGTGGGCATTCTGACAATGCACATCGAAGCAAATCAAGGGCGCCAAAAATAGAGTACATTACTGAGTTTGGTGGCTCTGGCATGGACGATCAGAAGCTGGAACGAGTTTCTCCACCACCGTCCCCCATTTTTCA
This DNA window, taken from Papaver somniferum cultivar HN1 chromosome 3, ASM357369v1, whole genome shotgun sequence, encodes the following:
- the LOC113356849 gene encoding CLK4-associating serine/arginine rich protein-like isoform X1 — its product is MWHEARRSEKKVHDLMDAARKRAQRRAVYLAKRRGDPQQSLLVVGSRCRTYRDDGLYQATQDQQGLIPWNGKQDVLIDRFDGRALLDFIRDSRNIRVQEKTEEEEELEEFVNFERYRDLIKHRRRGFTDEEGLHHANQEIEAKNVPYSSDRSNTAPPPVSKGSYSQVGFSYGGDGKEEAGLLDSDEDEEDDEDDDDDDDFNSDDSNDEGMDKIAKEFGVKRYNWLVYKDKKAKEEEKRQKEVVKGDPAIRKLSRKERRKASQIERERERESARVSGSRVVHHDPYRESRRSPTYEAYARSRRSKSRSRSPSYSRRYDRGGHSDNAHRSKSRAPKIEYITEFGGSGMDDQKLERVSPPPSPIFQADVLNRPSSGRILEALHVDPASAVSLDQEKESKILKTPVSTSAALAKLNKSASNAAALKAHQGEKKETPQERLKRIMSKQLNKQIKKDTAVETAKKREQERQRQEKLAETSRLSRRRYRSRSRSRSRSRSPPSSSRRHRRSSRSRSKSRSPRRQSRSKSRSPRRHYSRSHSHSRSRSPRVRSRSRY
- the LOC113356849 gene encoding CLK4-associating serine/arginine rich protein-like isoform X2, with translation MWHEARRSEKKVHDLMDAARKRAQRRAVYLAKRRGDPQQSLLVVGSRCRTYRDDGLYQATQDQQGLIPWNGKQDVLIDRFDGRALLDFIRDSRNIRVQEKTEEEEELEEFVNFERYRDLIKHRRRGFTDEEGLHHANQEIEAKNVPYSSDRSNTAPPPVSKGSYSQVGFSYGGDGKEEAGLLDSDEDEEDDEDDDDDDDFNSDDSNDEGMDKIAKEFGVKRYNWLVYKDKKAKEEEKRQKEVVKGDPAIRKLSRKERRKASQIERERERESARVSGSRVVHHDPYRESRRSPTYEAYARSRRSKSRSRSPSYSRRYDRGGHSDNAHRSKSRAPKIEYITEFGGSGMDDQKLERVSPPPSPIFQADVLNRPSSGRILEALHVDPASAVSLDQEKESKILKTPVSTSAALAKLNKSASNAAALKAHQGEKKETPQERLKRIMSKQLNKQIKKDTAVETAKKREQERQRQEKLAETSRLSRRRYRSRSRSRSRSRSPPSSRRHRRSSRSRSKSRSPRRQSRSKSRSPRRHYSRSHSHSRSRSPRVRSRSRY